The proteins below are encoded in one region of Sporanaerobacter acetigenes DSM 13106:
- a CDS encoding transposase domain-containing protein, whose translation SNNRAERAIKPFVIGRKNFLFSKSPKGAQASAVVYSIIETAKANNLNPFYYLTYLFEKLPNIDLDNLEELDNLLPWSDSIPQECKVPNKK comes from the coding sequence AAGCAACAACAGAGCAGAACGAGCGATTAAACCATTTGTAATAGGAAGAAAGAATTTTCTATTTTCAAAGTCCCCTAAAGGTGCTCAGGCTTCTGCCGTAGTTTACAGTATAATAGAGACGGCAAAAGCAAATAATTTAAATCCATTCTACTATTTAACATATCTATTTGAAAAACTGCCTAATATAGATTTAGATAATCTAGAAGAGTTAGATAATCTTCTACCTTGGTCAGATTCAATTCCACAAGAATGTAAAGTTCCTAACAAAAAATAG
- a CDS encoding RNA polymerase sigma factor produces MSNADLGERFVTGGENELEEIINLYSEKLLRYATAILCDYYEAENIVQEVFLSAYENRATFDGANLSAWLYKITYNLSLNQLKKRKLLYFSEIRGKVVLSEEDKGLSDETFRALKRLKPKERALLYGRIMEEQSYEELSLLTGSSPAALRKQYQRVKDKLAKYLNFEYCRKESKYE; encoded by the coding sequence ATGAGCAATGCAGATCTTGGAGAAAGATTTGTTACTGGCGGAGAGAATGAACTGGAAGAGATAATCAATCTCTATAGTGAAAAACTACTTCGCTATGCAACAGCAATTTTATGTGATTACTATGAAGCAGAAAATATAGTTCAGGAAGTTTTTCTTTCAGCATATGAAAACCGTGCTACATTTGATGGCGCTAATCTCTCTGCATGGCTATATAAAATCACATATAATCTCAGTTTAAATCAACTAAAAAAGCGTAAGTTACTTTATTTTAGTGAAATCCGTGGTAAAGTAGTTTTATCAGAGGAAGATAAAGGGTTGAGTGATGAAACATTTCGTGCTTTAAAGAGGCTTAAACCTAAGGAACGTGCTTTGTTATATGGGCGAATAATGGAGGAGCAGAGTTACGAGGAACTATCCCTTCTTACAGGAAGTTCTCCTGCTGCTTTGCGTAAGCAATACCAGCGGGTCAAGGATAAATTAGCTAAATATTTAAACTTTGAATATTGTAGAAAGGAGTCTAAATATGAGTAA